A section of the Chelmon rostratus isolate fCheRos1 chromosome 16, fCheRos1.pri, whole genome shotgun sequence genome encodes:
- the nr1d2b gene encoding nuclear receptor subfamily 1 group D member 2b, with amino-acid sequence MESTKAGGVIAYISSSNSGSSPESCHSDSSNGSYQSSSPPHGSSPSRHQQSQLVDAAGGQNLPGTQKSGRSSSTAKCGITKINGLVLLCKVCGDVASGFHYGVHACEGCKGFFRRSIQQNIQYKKCLKNESCPIMRINRNRCQQCRFKKCLMVGMSRDSVRFGRIPKREKQRMLLEMQSAMNNMMNNSQLHSGQTLPIGKQLPASATEPTSEDASPAPSCSPSSQSDSSSDPEPTVPMDTSPSSASPSASDSGEEEVIGSVTRAHQETFMYNQEQSSLTAEAPPPTAPLNSGCTKTTTNHRTEERQDTWNHHNNLLTMAAQEPPSSVGPQDQEDNTTNHCPFRVSRSAATSHCPAYTHGAFRAPSTEGPVNGVHSGPLWRGGNRMYLVCPMNTSAQVDPQKSGHEVWEEFSHSFTPAVREVVEFAKKIPGFRDLSQPDQVSLLKAGTFEVLVVRFASLFDVKDRTVTFLGGKKYSVDTLRAMGAGDLLNSMFDFSEKLINLGLSEEEMSLFTAVVLVSADRSGIENVNSVEALQETLIRALRSLITKNHPNESAIFTKLLLKLPDLRSLNNMHSEQLLAFKVHS; translated from the exons ATGGAGTCAACCAAGGCTG GAGGCGTAATAGCCTACATCAGCTCTTCCAACTCTGGCTCAAGTCCGGAGTCGTGCCACAGCGACTCCTCCAATGGCAGCTACCAGTCGTCCTCCCCGCCCCATGGCTCTTCGCCCAGTCGCCACCAGCAGAGTCAGCTGGTGGACGCCGCCGGCGGCCAAAACCTTCCAGGGACTCAGAAAAGCGGACGCTCATCCTCTACTGCAAAATGTGGCATCACAA AAATCAACGGCCTGGTGCTGCTGTGTAAGGTGTGTGGCGACGTGGCCTCTGGTTTCCACTATGGCGTCCATGCTTGTGAAGGCTGCAAG GGCTTCTTCAGGAGGAGCATCCAGCAGAACATCCAGTATAAGAAGTGCCTTAAGAATGAGAGCTGTCCCATCATGAGGATCAACAGGAACCGCTGCCAGCAGTGCCGCTTCAAGAAATGCCTGATGGTGGGGATGTCCAGAGACT CTGTGCGCTTTGGCCGAATCCCCAAGCGGGAGAAACAGCGCATGCTGCTGGAGATGCAGAGTGCCATGAACAACATGATGAACAACAGCCAGCTGCACAGCGGCCAGACGCTACCTATTGGCAAACAGCTGCCGGCCAGTGCCACAGAACCTACCTCGGAGGACGCCAGCCCCGCCCCCTCCTGCTCACCATCCAGCCAGTCAGACTCCAGCTCTGACCCCGAACCCACGGTGCCCATGGACACCAGCCCCAGCTCAGCCTCACCCAGCGCGTCGGAcagcggggaggaggaggtgatcGGCTCTGTGACCAGGGCCCACCAGGAGACCTTCATGTACAACCAGGAACAGAGCAGCCTGACAGCTGAGGCTCCGCCCCCCACAGCCCCCCTGAACAGCGGTTGTACCAAAACCACCACGAACCACAGGACAGAGGAGCGACAGGACACCTGGAACCACCACAACAACCTGCTCACCATGGCAGCACAGGAGCCCCCCTCCAGCGTGGGCCCCCAGGATCAGGAGGACAACACCACCAACCACTGCCCCTTCAGAGTGTCCAGGAGTGCTGCCACCAGCCACTGTCCAGCCTACACGCATGGAGCATTCAGAGCTCCGTCCACAGAGGGGCCCGTCAACGGAGTCCACAGTGGGCCCCTGTGGAGAGGAGGCAACAGAATGTATCTG GTTTGTCCCATGAACACGTCTGCTCAAGTGGACCCTCAGAAGTCTGGCCATGAGGTGTGGGAGGAGTTCTCTCACAGCTTCACCCCCGCTGTCAGGGAGGTGGTGGAGTTTGCCAAGAAGATCCCAGGCTTCAGAGACCTGTCCCAACCCGACCAGGTCAGCCTGCTGAAGGCTGGCACCTTTGAG GTGCTGGTGGTTCGCTTCGCCTCTCTCTTCGACGTGAAGGACCGCACCGTTACCTTTCTGGGTGGGAAGAAATACAGCGTGGACACTCTGAGGGCCATGGGGGCTGGAGACCTCCTTAACTCCATGTTTGACTTCAGCGAGAAGCTCATCAACCTGGGCCTCAGCGAGGAGGAGATGAGCCTCTTCACTGCGGTGGTCCTGGTCTCTGCAG ATCGTTCAGGCATCGAGAACGTGAACTCCGTGGAGGCCCTGCAGGAGACGCTGATCCGCGCCCTGCGAAGCCTCATCACCAAGAACCACCCCAACGAGTCGGCCATCTTCACCAAGCTGCTGCTCAAGCTGCCTGACCTGCGCTCGCTCAACAACATGcactctgagcagctgctggccTTCAAGGTCCATTCCTGA
- the thrb gene encoding thyroid hormone receptor beta isoform X1 → MSEPAEKCSPRWKDEAMQNGYIPSYLDKDELCVVCGDKATGYHYRCITCEGCKGFFRRTIQKNLNPTYACKYEGKCVIDKVTRNQCQECRFKKCIAVGMATDLVLDNSKRLAKRKLIEENRERRRREELQKTVWDRLEPTQEEWDLIRMVTEAHMATNAQGNHWKQKRKFLSAAGVKETKPEDIGQASMVNAPEGNKVDIEAFSQFTKIITPAITRVVDFAKKLPMFCELPCEDQIILLKGCCMEIMSLRAAVRYDPESETLTLNGEMAVTRGQLKNGGLGVVSDAIFDLGVSLSSFNLDDSEVALLQAVILLSSDRSGLSSVERIERCQEEFLLAFEHYINYRKHKVAHFWPKLLMKVTDLRMIGACHASRFLHMKVECPTELFPPLFLEVFED, encoded by the exons GGTACATTCCAAGTTACCTAGACAAGGATGAGCTATGTGTAGTGTGCGGGGACAAAGCCACAGGCTATCACTATCGCTGCATTACCTGCGAAGGTTGCAAG GGTTTCTTCAGGCGGACGATCCAGAAGAACCTCAACCCAACCTATGCTTGTAAGTACGAGGGGAAATGTGTCATCGACAAAGTGACCAGAAACCAGTGCCAGGAATGTCGCTTCAAGAAGTGCATTGCGGTGGGGATGGCGACCGACT TGGTGTTGGACAACAGCAAGAGGCTGGCCAAGCGGAAGCTAATCGAGGAGAATCGGGAGCGCCGTCGGAGGGAGGAACTGCAGAAGACGGTGTGGGACCGACTGGAGCCCACCCAGGAGGAGTGGGACCTCATCCGTATGGTGACTGAGGCCCATATGGCCACGAACGCCCAGGGCAACCACTGGAAACAGAAGCGGAAATTCCTG AGTGCAGCGGGGGTGAAGGAAACTAAG CCTGAGGATATTGGTCAAGCGTCCATGGTCAATGCACCTGAAGGAAACAAAGTGGATATAGAAGCCTTCAGTCAGTTTACAAAAATTATCACCCCTGCCATAACCCGAGTGGTGGACTTTGCCAAAAAACTGCCTATGTTTTGTGAG CTGCCTTGTGAAGACCAGATCATCCTGCTGAAAGGTTGTTGCATGGAGATCATGTCACTGCGAGCTGCTGTTCGCTATGATCCAGAGAGCGAGACCCTCACGCTGAACGGCGAGATGGCGGTCACACGGGGTCAGCTTAAGAACGGAGGCTTGGGCGTAGTGTCGGATGCCATCTTTGACCTTGGCGTGTCGCTGTCCTCCTTTAACTTGGATGACTCTGAGGTGGCTCTCCTACAGGCTGTCATCCTGCTCTCATCCG ATCGGTCGGGCCTGAGTAGCGTGGAGCGAATCGAACGCTGCCAAGAGGAGTTCCTGCTGGCCTTTGAACATTACATCAACTACCGCAAACACAAAGTGGCGCACTTCTGGCCCAAGCTGCTAATGAAGGTGACGGACCTGCGGATGATCGGCGCCTGCCACGCCAGCCGATTCCTCCACATGAAAGTGGAGTGTCCCACCGAGCtattccctcctctcttcctggAGGTCTTCGAAGACTGA